AGCAAAATCCCAGAATTTCCCATTGAGATCCCTTGGGACGTTTGTCCATATATTGAGTGGCGCAATGGCGTGACATCCCATTGCCTCAGAGCTATCCTTAGACCAGTAACGGCGCAAGTTGATGACGTGGCCATTACACATCTTATAAGAATTTTGGATATTCTTATTTTCCACCAAGAAAGTTACAATAGATGCATTGGCAAGGGCCGAGAATGCAGAATGGACTGCAACTCCTTCAGCTTTACATTTACTTACAAATTTTTTCGTTGTGTCTATGTCAAATACGTGTGTTAAATTACAACATTTATCTTCTCCTTTGGGAGGAGGTTCGACCTTTAACAGCAGAGGCATTCCAATGCCTCTTTCCTCTCCTCTCGATATAAGCTCCTGCATCAGCGATGGATCTTCTCGAAGAGCAGTCATTTTAACAGACACTAACTTTTCTGTTTCTGTTTCTGATACAAAATATCCAATTTGTTCCTCGTCACAAATCGGTTTGTTATCTATGACGTCATTGAGGATTCCAATGAGACTTCCAAAGACTTTCATCATAGACAATCCGTCGTTGATACTGTGGTGCGTTCCAATAACTAACTGATAAGTGTAAGGAAAGCCTTTATCCAAGGCTAAAGAATCGGCCGTTTCGTCTATCAGTAATCTGGCGcaccataaaggtccttcgtcggAATTGTATTGGTGGACATGGAGACGATCCCTCACACCCTCTGGTCCAACATCTTTTACGACCTATGAAAGAGAAAATATTGAGTGGAATTACTCCACCGTCCCATGAAATTCTTTGATACTGTGTGATTTTTTTGCCCATTACTCTTCAATAAAGAAATTATTACAACGGGTTCAACCTAAATAACCTAAAGTATAACAATACTTCTTACTGTTGGCTTCAACTCTTCTGACCATGCTTTAGTTGATTAACTAGT
The nucleotide sequence above comes from Palaemon carinicauda isolate YSFRI2023 chromosome 2, ASM3689809v2, whole genome shotgun sequence. Encoded proteins:
- the LOC137621785 gene encoding uncharacterized protein, producing the protein METKDEKWICEASETEKLYEIAHKKGTFLMAYQLSLSTIQPLQTKHVETALLHLQRKCPALRICFGQRGGVTWLRFMDHEDIDFKVVKDVGPEGVRDRLHVHQYNSDEGPLWCARLLIDETADSLALDKGFPYTYQLVIGTHHSINDGLSMMKVFGSLIGILNDVIDNKPICDEEQIGYFVSETETEKLVSVKMTALREDPSLMQELISRGEERGIGMPLLLKVEPPPKGEDKCCNLTHVFDIDTTKKFVSKCKAEGVAVHSAFSALANASIVTFLVENKNIQNSYKMCNGHVINLRRYWSKDSSEAMGCHAIAPLNIWTNVPRDLNGKFWDFARTLHKDLHHHLNTESILFREACIKLCSKEEQSFDDIFSPANPMQVDCGFSNLGDVTKLLSCDGPHVKPYLLKRHSSLHRTEIKNFAHFFHTFRGRLILNLLYNTKYITEAVAQKHCDHISNTTEKVINGTLC